A window of Nocardioidaceae bacterium genomic DNA:
ACCGAGCTGGCCCAGCAGAAGGAGGGTGACAAGGACCTCCGCTGCCCCAACCACCAGCACTGTCCCGCGCAGGTCCGGGAGCGGGTCTTCCACGTCGCCGGGCGCGGCGCCTTCGACATCGAGGGTCTGGGCTACGAGGCCGCCACGGCCCTGCTGGAAGCGCGGGTGATCGCCGACGAGGGCGACGTCTTCGACCTCGACGCCGACAAGCTCCGGCAGACCGACCTGTTCACGCGTGCCCCGAAGAAGGGTGAGGAGGGCCCGCAGCTCTCCGCCAACGGGCAACGGCTGCTCGACAACCTCGACAAGGCCAAGGAGGCGCCGCTGTGGCGGGTGCTCGTCGGGCTGTCCATCCGTCATGTCGGTCCCACCGCGGCACGCGCCCTCGCCACCGAGCTCGGCTCCATGGCCGCCGTCCGCGAGGCCGACGAGGAGACGCTCGCGGCCGTCGACGGTGTCGGCCCGACGATCGCCGCCTCGGTGCGCCGCTGGTTCGACGCACCGGGCAACGAGTGGCACGGCTCGATCGTCGACCGGTGGGAGGCCGCCGGGGTGACGATGGCCGACGAGCGCGACGCGAGCGTCGTACGCCACCTGGAGGGCATGTCGATCGTCGTCACCGGGTCGCTCGAGAACTACTCGCGCGACCAGGCCAAGGAGGCGATCCTCGCCCGCGGCGGGAAGGCGGCCGGGTCGGTGAGCAAGAAGACCGCGTACGTCGTCGTCGGCGACTCACCCGGCTCCAAGGCCGACAAGGCCGAGCAGCTGGGCGTGCCGGTCCTCGACGAGGCCGGGTTCACGGTGCTGCTGGAGCAGGGACCGGACGCGCTCCCGTCGGAGATGGCGACGCCCGGCGACGACGCGTGACCGGTGCGTACGACACCCTCGGCACCCGTCGAACGTGCCGGGTGCACCGGTGAAGGCGGGGGAGGCGCCGCGCGCGCCGGTCCCTAGACTCACCCCATGCCCGACATCACCCGCGACGAGGTCGCCCACCTGGCCGAGCTGGCCAGGATCGACCTCACCGACTCCGAGCTCGACCACCTCGCTCCGCAACTGAGCCTGATCCTGGAGTCGGTCGCCCAGATCAGCGAGGCGGTGGCCGACGACTCGATCCCCCCGACGAGCCACGCCCTGCCGCTGACGAACGTCTTCCGCGACGACGTGGTCACCCCGGGCCTGAGCGCCGAGGAGGCGCTCGCGGCCGCCCCGGAGAGCGAGCAGCAGCGCTTCGCGGTGCCGCGGATTCTGGGGGAGGAGGCATGAGTGCGCCCAGCACCGACCTGACCACGGCACCCGACGGGCCGATCGGGGCCACCGCCGAGCAGATGGCCCGCGCGCTCGCCGAGGGCGAGGTGACCTCCGAGCAGCTGGTGCAGGCGCACCTCGACCGCATCGCCGAGGTCGACGGCGAGGTGGCGGCCTACCTCCACGTCGACGCCGACGGAGCGCTGGCCGCCGCCCGCGAGTCCGACGCCCGGCGCGCCGCCGGCACCAGCGCCTCCGCGCTCGACGGGGTGCCCGTCGCGGTGAAGGACGTGCTCGCCACGAAGGGGGTGCCCACGACCTGCGGCTCGAGGATCCTCGAGGGGTGGGTCCCGCCGTACGACGCCACCCTCGTCACCCGGCTCCGCAGCGCCGGACTGCCGATGCTGGGCAAGACCAACATGGACGAGTTCGCGATGGGTTCGACCACCGAGCGGTCGGCGTACGGGCCCACGCGCAACCCCTGGGACACCACACGGATCCCCGGTGGGTCCGGCGGCGGCTCCGCGGCCGCGGTCGCCAGCTTCACGGCGCCGCTGGCCATCGGCACCGATACCGGCGGGTCGATCCGCCAGCCCGCGTCGATGACCGGCACCGTCGGGGTCAAGCCGACCTTCGGCGGCATCTCCCGCTACGGCCTCGTGGCGATGGCGAACTCCCTCGACCAGGCCGGGCCGTGCTCGCGCACCGTCCTCGACGCGGCGCTGCTCCACGAGGTCGTCGGAGGTCACGACCCCAAGGACTCCACCTCCCTGCCCGACCCCGTCGGCGCGCTCGTGGAGGCCGCGCGGCAAGGAGCCGCCGGAGACCTGACCGGCGTACGCGTCGGCGTCATCTCCGAGCTGTCCGGCGAGGGCTACCAGGCCGGCGTCGAGTCCAGCTTCCGCGACGCGCTCGAGCTGCTCACGAAGGCCGGCGCCGAGGTCGTCGAGGTCTCCTGCCCGAGCTTCTCCTACGCCGTGGGCGCCTACTACCTGATCATGCCGAGCGAGGCCTCGAGCAATCTCGCCAAGTTCGACGCGATGCGGTACGGCCTGCGCACGATGCCGCAGCTGCCCGAGGGCGCCGGTTCGCCGACGGCCGAGCAGGTCATGCGAGCCACGCGCGACGCCGGCTTCGGCGACGAGGTGAAGCGGCGCATCATCCTCGGCACGTACGCGCTGTCCTCGGGCTACTACGACGCCTACTACGGGTCGGCCCAGAAGGTGCGCACGCTGATCCAGCGCGACTTCGCCGCGGCGTACGAGCAGGTCGACGTGCTGGTCAGCCCAACCAGCCCGGTCACCGCGTACCCGCTGGGGGAGAAGCTCGACGACCCCGTGGCGATGTACCTCGACGACATCACCACCATCCCGGCGAACCTCGCCGGCATCCCCGGCATCTCGCTGCCCAGCGGCTTCGCCGACGGGCTCCCCGTGGGGCTGCAGGTGCTGGCACCCGCGCTCGCCGACGACCGCCTCTACCGCGTCGGGGCCGCCGCGGAGTCGCTGCTCGCGGGGCCGCGTTGATGCAGTCCTCCCGCGGTCTGCGCCTCCTCTCACTCCTCGCGTGGGTGGGGTCGGGGCTGCTCATCGTCCTCGCGGGGCTTCTGCTGGTGCTCGGTGGCGGTGACAGCGTCGACCCGGCCCGTATCGACCTCGACGTCGAGCGCGACATCCGCAACCGGTCGATCGGGCTGGGCGTGGTCGGTCTCGTCGCCGTGGCGGGGGCCGTCGCCTTCGGGCTCGGTGCCTGGGCGCGCATCAAGGCCGAGGAGATCGACCGGCGCGACACCTCGGCAGGGTTCGGCGTACGCCCACCGCGGCCACCGCGGCCACCGCGGCCACCGCGAGAGGGCCCTCCCGCGGGAGGCGCCATCCACCCGCCGCCCCCACGGTCCGGGTCCGACCCCGGCCACCAGACCCCTGACGACTCCGACCCAGACGACCGGGAGCAGCCATGACGGCCACCCGCCACGACACCGACCAGGTGCTGTCCTTCGACGAGGCCCTCGCGCGCTTCGACCCCGCGCTCGGTCTGGAGGTGCACGTCGAGCTCGGCACCGCCACGAAGATGTTCTGCGGCTGTCCGACCGAGTTCGGCGCCGAGCCGAACACGCAGGTCTGTCCGACGTGCTTGGGACTCCCTGGCGCGATGCCCGTGGTCAACCACGCGGCGGTCGAGTCCGCGATCCGCATCGGCCTGGCGCTCAACTGCGAGATCGCCGAGTGGTGCCGCTTCGCGCGCAAGAACTACTTCTACCCCGACATGCCGAAGAACTTCCAGACCTCCCAGTACGACGAGCCGATCGCGTTCGAGGGACACCTGGACGTCGAGGTGCCGGACGAGACCGCCGAGGGCGGGTCCCGGGTCGTCCGCGTGGGCATCGAGCGGGCCCACATGGAGGAGGACACCGGCAAGTCGCTGCACGTCGGCGAGTCCGGACGCATCCACGGCGCCGACTACTCCCTCGTCGACTACAACCGCGCCGGCATCCCGCTGATCGAGATCGTCACGAAGCCGATCACCGGCACCCGCGAGCTCGCGCCGGTCGTGGCGAGGGAGTACGTCGCGCAGCTGCGCGAGATCCTGCTCGGCCTGGGCGTCTCCGACGTCAAGATGGAGCAGGGGTCGCTGCGCTGCGACGTCAACCTGTCGCTGGCCCCGACGGGCTCCGAGCGTCTCGGCACCCGCACCGAGACCAAGAACGTCAACTCCCTGCGATCGGTCGAGCGCGCTGTGCGCTACGAGATGGGCCGCCACGCCGCGATCCTGGCCGGCGACGGCTCGATCCTGCAGGAGACGCGGCACTGGCACGAGGACACCGGCATCACCACCTCCGGCCGCCCGAAGTCCGACGCCGAGGACTACCGCTACTTCCCCGAGCCGGACCTGACCCCGGTCGCCCCGAGCCGGGAGTGGGTCGAGACGCTGCGCGGCACCCTGCCCGAGCCGCCGCGCGTACGCCGTGCTCGCCTGGCCGAGGCCTGGGGGTTCTCCGAGCTGGAGATGCGCGACACCGTCGGCGCCGGTGCACTGGACGCCATCGAGCAGACCGTGGCGGCGGGCGCCTCCCCGCAGGCCGCCCGCAAGTGGTGGCTCGGTGAGATCGCGCGTCGCGCGAACGAGTCGCAGACGCCGGTCACGGACCAGGGCGTCACGCCGGTGCAGGTCGCGCGCGTCCAGGCGCTCGTCGACGAGGGCACCATCAACGACAAGCTCGCCCGGCAGGTCCTCGAGGGAGTCATGGCCGGCGAGGGCGACCCCGACGAGGTCGTGGCCTCACGCGGACTCGCCGTCGTCAGCGACGACGGTGCACTCGGCGCGGCCGTCGACGAGGCCATCGCCGCGAATCCGGACGTCGCACAGAAGATCCGTGACGGCAAGCACGCCGCCGCGGGTGCTCTCATCGGCGCGGTGATGAAGGCGATGCGAGGCCAGGCCGACGCGGGACGCGTACGCGAGCTGATCCTCGAGAAGCTCGCCTGACCGCCGAGGGGTCACTCCTCGCGAGACGTCGATTCTGGCGAGACGTCGATTCTGGCGAGACGTCGATTCTGGCGAGACGTCGATTCTGG
This region includes:
- the gatC gene encoding Asp-tRNA(Asn)/Glu-tRNA(Gln) amidotransferase subunit GatC — translated: MPDITRDEVAHLAELARIDLTDSELDHLAPQLSLILESVAQISEAVADDSIPPTSHALPLTNVFRDDVVTPGLSAEEALAAAPESEQQRFAVPRILGEEA
- the gatB gene encoding Asp-tRNA(Asn)/Glu-tRNA(Gln) amidotransferase subunit GatB; amino-acid sequence: MTATRHDTDQVLSFDEALARFDPALGLEVHVELGTATKMFCGCPTEFGAEPNTQVCPTCLGLPGAMPVVNHAAVESAIRIGLALNCEIAEWCRFARKNYFYPDMPKNFQTSQYDEPIAFEGHLDVEVPDETAEGGSRVVRVGIERAHMEEDTGKSLHVGESGRIHGADYSLVDYNRAGIPLIEIVTKPITGTRELAPVVAREYVAQLREILLGLGVSDVKMEQGSLRCDVNLSLAPTGSERLGTRTETKNVNSLRSVERAVRYEMGRHAAILAGDGSILQETRHWHEDTGITTSGRPKSDAEDYRYFPEPDLTPVAPSREWVETLRGTLPEPPRVRRARLAEAWGFSELEMRDTVGAGALDAIEQTVAAGASPQAARKWWLGEIARRANESQTPVTDQGVTPVQVARVQALVDEGTINDKLARQVLEGVMAGEGDPDEVVASRGLAVVSDDGALGAAVDEAIAANPDVAQKIRDGKHAAAGALIGAVMKAMRGQADAGRVRELILEKLA
- the gatA gene encoding Asp-tRNA(Asn)/Glu-tRNA(Gln) amidotransferase subunit GatA, whose amino-acid sequence is MSAPSTDLTTAPDGPIGATAEQMARALAEGEVTSEQLVQAHLDRIAEVDGEVAAYLHVDADGALAAARESDARRAAGTSASALDGVPVAVKDVLATKGVPTTCGSRILEGWVPPYDATLVTRLRSAGLPMLGKTNMDEFAMGSTTERSAYGPTRNPWDTTRIPGGSGGGSAAAVASFTAPLAIGTDTGGSIRQPASMTGTVGVKPTFGGISRYGLVAMANSLDQAGPCSRTVLDAALLHEVVGGHDPKDSTSLPDPVGALVEAARQGAAGDLTGVRVGVISELSGEGYQAGVESSFRDALELLTKAGAEVVEVSCPSFSYAVGAYYLIMPSEASSNLAKFDAMRYGLRTMPQLPEGAGSPTAEQVMRATRDAGFGDEVKRRIILGTYALSSGYYDAYYGSAQKVRTLIQRDFAAAYEQVDVLVSPTSPVTAYPLGEKLDDPVAMYLDDITTIPANLAGIPGISLPSGFADGLPVGLQVLAPALADDRLYRVGAAAESLLAGPR